A window of Diabrotica virgifera virgifera chromosome 9, PGI_DIABVI_V3a contains these coding sequences:
- the LOC126892196 gene encoding piggyBac transposable element-derived protein 4-like yields MFRKGLSEDELRRLAEESDFSDSSMSESTFYDSDADPVYNENVTDASSDSYSSEYESRRKKAKICKQTQNCKEFTAGSSSNQKEADTRRIEKAESANVSLEAVIDDVSRNKITAGPSCIQKEADTRRIEKAESANVSLEAVIDDVVSRNKITWSDVPNPDDLNKFELSFTSGINQEELAKLTDHKPIDFYLLFIDRQVQDLLVTETNKYAEQTIIAGIVNESITKHSLMSNWRPIDRKELLRFLALIIWMGLDRKPKLRNYWSNNLLYKNEVSKMCEISRSRFEILLHFFHISDNESCPPGNRLYKISPLVQILNEKFQKMCTPRESLCIDETMVPFRGRLSFLQYIPGKRHKYGVKLIKLCVADGYTYAVKVYGGKEMQPSEKSLASRVVMELMQPLLDTGRSLYTDNFYTSVDLAHDLNNRKTHLVGTLRSNRKHNPKAVVNAKLKRGDMKYLQSNTKVVIGKWKDKRDVLFLTTKDIPLMIDVQTKRGPVPKPSTIVDYNSAKSFIDVSDQKAAYNSPVRRSMKWYRKLAVELLTNTALVNSLVLYKSVTGKHLSITEFRKQIVQSLLMPQTTSENSLTTSENSLTTLHTLDEKEKRGRCSACYKNFSNREGRASAMKNAKRVYTFCPACAVNTAYMCVKCFVNIHTCSLKK; encoded by the exons ATGTTCCGTAAAGGACTATCGGAAGACGAACTTCGCAGACTTGCTGAGGAGAGTGACTTTAGTGATAGTAGTATGTCTGAAAGTACGTTTTATGATTCTGATGCCGATCCAGTGTACAATGAAAATGTTACTGATGCTTCTTCAGACTCATACAGTAGTGAATATGAGTCTCGTagaaaaaaagctaaaatttGCAAACAAACACAAAATTGCAAAGAATTTACTGCAGGTTCTAGTTCTAACCAAAAGGAGGCTGATACAAGAAGGATAG AAAAAGCTGAATCTGCAAACGTTAGCCTGGAAGCTGTTATTGACGATgtatcaagaaataaaataacTGCAGGTCCTAGTTGTATCCAAAAGGAGGCTGATACAAGAAGGATAG AAAAAGCTGAATCTGCAAACGTTAGCCTGGAAGCTGTTATTGACGATGTTgtatcaagaaataaaataacATGGAGCGATGTGCCAAATCCAGATGATCTCAATAAGTTCGAACTATCATTTACTTCAGGAATAAATCAGGAAGAACTCGCAAAACTTACAGACCACAAACCAATAGATTTCTACCTACTGTTTATCGACCGTCAAGTGCAAGATTTGTTGGTTACTGAAACTAATAAATACGCCGAACAAACCATAATCGCTGGTATTGTAAATGAGTCAATAACGAAACATTCGCTTATGAGTAACTGGAGACCAATTGACAGAAAAGAATTGCTTCGATTTTTGGCTCTCATTATTTGGATGGGGTTAGACAGAAAACCGAAACTCAGAAATTATTGGAGTAACAATTTACTTTACAAAAATGAAGTTTCTAAAATGTGTGAAATAAGTAGAAGTCGATTTGAAATATTATTACACTTCTTTCACATTTCAGATAACGAGAGCTGCCCACCTGGAAACAGACTCTACAAAATTTCTCCTCTTGTACAAATACTAAATGAAAAGTTTCAGAAAATGTGTACTCCTAGAGAATCGTTATGTATTGACGAAACTATGGTGCCATTTCGTGGTAGActtagttttttgcaatacattcCTGGAAAAAGACACAAATATGGAGTCAAATTGATTAAACTTTGCGTCGCAGATGGATATACGTACGCCGTTAAAGTGTACGGTGGAAAAGAGATGCAACCATCTGAAAAGTCGTTAGCATCCAGAGTGGTGATGGAACTTATGCAACCGCTTCTAGATACAGGCAGAAGTTTATATACTGATAATTTTTATACGAGTGTTGACTTGGCTCATGATTTAAATAATAGGAAAACCCATTTAGTCGGAACATTACGTTCCAATAGGAAACATAATCCCAAAGCGGTAGTCAATGCAAAATTAAAAAGAGGTGACATGAAGTATCTACAGAGTAATACAAAAGTTGTTATCGGAAAATGGAAAGATAAACGGGACGTTTTGTTTTTAACGACCAAGGATATTCCTTTGATGATAGATGTTCAAACAAAACGTGGACCTGTTCCCAAACCATCGACCATTGTTGACTATAATTCTGCAAAATCTTTTATCGATGTGTCGGATCAAAAGGCTGCATATAATTCCCCTGTTCGACGAAGTATGAAGTGGTATCGTAAATTGGCTGTGGAATTACTAACAAATACCGCACTTGTGAACTCTTTAGTTCTCTACAAATCTGTTACTGGCAAACATCTCTCAATTACTGAGTTCCGTAAACAGATTGTTCAAAGTCTTTTAATGCCTCAAACAACTTCTGAAAACTCTTTAACAACTTCTGAAAACTCTTTAACAACTCTGCATACGTTGGACGAGAAAGAGAAAAGGGGAAGGTGTTCAGCATGTTACAAGAACTTTTCGAACCGTGAAGGAAGAGCATCAGCGATGAAGAATGCCAAAAGGGTATACACTTTTTGTCCGGCATGTGCCGTTAATACCGCATATATGTGTGTTAAGTGTTTTGTGAATATTCATACATgttctttgaaaaaataa